The following coding sequences are from one Thunnus maccoyii chromosome 17, fThuMac1.1, whole genome shotgun sequence window:
- the gjd2b gene encoding gap junction protein delta 2b has protein sequence MGEWTILERLLEAAVQQHSTMIGRILLTVVVIFRILIVAIVGETVYNDEQSMFVCNTLQPGCNQACYDKAFPISHIRYWVFQIIMVCCPSLCFITYSVHQSAKQKERRYSTVYLSLDKDQDSMKRDDSKKIKNTIVNGVLQNTENSNKEAEPDCLEVKDIPHSALRTTKSKMRRQEGISRFYIIQVVFRNALEIGFLVGQYFLYGFNVPAVYECDRYPCIKDVECYVSRPTEKTVFLVFMFAVSGICVVLNLAELNHLGWRKIKTAVRGVQARRKSIYEIRNKDLPRMSMPNFGRTQSSDSAYV, from the exons ATGGGGGAGTGGACCATATTAGAGCGTCTCTTGGAGGCGGCTGTCCAGCAGCACTCTACCATGATCGGAAG GATCCTGCTGACAGTGGTCGTGATCTTCAGGATTCTGATTGTGGCGATAGTCGGAGAGACTGTGTACAACGATGAGCagtccatgtttgtgtgtaacacCTTACAGCCGGGCTGCAACCAGGCCTGCTACGACAAAGCTTTCCCCATCTCCCACATCAGGTACTGGGTGTTCCAGATCATTATGGTGTGCTGCCCCAGCCTCTGCTTCATCACCTACTCTGTCCACCAGTCTGCCAAGCAGAAGGAGCGGCGCTACTCTACAGTGTACCTCTCCCTGGACAAGGACCAGGACTCCATGAAGAGAGATGACAGCAAGAAGATCAAAAACACCATTGTGAATGGAGTGCTGCAGAACACAGAAAACTCCAACAAGGAGGCAGAGCCTGACTGCCTGGAGGTCAAGGACATTCCTCACTCAGCCCTGCGAACTACAAAGTCAAAAATGAGGAGGCAGGAGGGCATCTCCAGGTTCTACATCATTCAGGTGGTGTTTAGAAATGCACTGGAGATAGGGTTTCTAGTGGGTCAATACTTCCTGTATGGATTCAACGTCCCTGCGGTGTACGAGTGTGATCGATATCCTTGCATAAAAGATGTAGAGTGTTACGTTTCCAGGCCGACAGAGAAGACAGTGTTTCTGGTCTTCATGTTTGCAGTCAGTGGCATTTGTGTGGTGCTGAACTTAGCAGAGCTCAACCACTTGGGCTGGAGGAAGATCAAAACTGCAGTGAGAGGAGTGCAGGCCAGGAGGAAGTCCATTTACGAGATCCGTAACAAAGACTTACCCAGGATGAGTATGCCCAACTTTGGGCGCACTCAGTCCAGTGACTCTGCATATGTGTAA